The Streptomyces sp. WZ-12 genome segment CGGTCGTTGGAGGAGATCCAGCGTGGTCTGAACCAGCAGTGGCGCCGCAACATCAAGAAGGCCGAGAAGGCCGGCGTCAAGGTTGTCGAGGGCGGCTACGAGGACCTGCCCGCCTTCTACGGCCTCTACGTCGAGACTGCTGAACGGGACCGGTTCATTCCCCGCCCCCTGGCCTACTTCGAGCGTATGTGGACAGCGCTGACGTCCGAGGACCCCAACCGCATGCGCCTCTACCTCGCCCAACACGAGGGTGAAGTGCTCGCAGCAGCAACGATGCTGACCGTTGGCGAGCATGCCTGGTACTCCTACGGGGCCTCAACCAGCCGGAAACGCGAAGTCCAGCCGAACAACGCGATCCAGTGGCGGATGATGTCCGATGCTCACGCACTGGGCGCGAGCATCTACGACTTCCGTGGCATCACCGATACCTTGGAGGAGAACAACCATCTCCTGGGCCTGCTCCGCTTCAAAGTCGGCACCGGAGGCCAGGCCGTGGAGTACCTGGGTGAGTGGGACTTTCCACTCAACAGGATCCTGTACAAGGCTCTTGGCCTTTACATGTCCCGCCGCTGACTGCGACAGAGCGCAGGCACTGTCCCAGTGGAGTTACTGGTCGAGCACGGTCCCTGGCGCCGCAGTCGTACGTGAATGTGCTCGCCGCGTCCAACTCCCTTGCATCGTCGGCGACCTCACCGATGCGCACCGGTCCTCCTCTGCTCGGGCGGCCCGCCCGACTTGCACCTGACGTCAACGTCAGGTTCTAGCGTAGTGGGCGTCGGTGCTCGCCGAACACTCACCCCACCGATCCCATGAGACGGCCGGTCCCGGCCGCGTGGAAAGGCAGAACGTCATGCGCGCAGTTCGCTATCACGAGTACGGCGGTGTGGAGACCCTTGTGGTCGAGCGGGTGCCGGACCCCCATCCCGGGCCGGGCGAGATCCGCGTCCGCGTCGCGGCGGCCGGTGTCAACCCCGTTGACTGGAAGGTGCGTTCCGGGGTGGTACAGGAGGCGCTGCCCGTGGACCTGCCCGCGATTCCCGGGCGTGAGGCCGTCGGCCTGGTCGACGAGATCGGTGCGGGTGTGCAGGGGGTGAGCATCGGCGACCGCGTCTTCGGGCTGGGCGGCGTCACCGGCGCGACGCTTCCCGCGGTGTGCGCCGCGGGAAGCCCGTACCTCCAGCTCGGTCGCCGAGCGACGTTACGCAGCCGTCACCCGCCGCCCCTCGCCCGCAGCAGCCCGGGTCAGCATCCCGGCGAGTTCGTCGGGGACGGAGAGCATCGGCCAGTGCCCGGTGTCGAGTTCGAAGAACCGCACCTGTGGCTCCGCGAGCACCGCGAAACGCGGATCTCCGCTCCGTACCAGGGATTCGACCGTGGCCACGCTCATTCCGGTCCTGGTGCCGAAGATGCCGGTCATGGGCAGTTTCGCGGCGGCTCCTGACAGTCGTAGTGGTTGGGTGAGGGGGCCCAGTGGTTGCGGTGCGGCCAGGCGGGCGAGTCGGGCCAGCGCGCTCGCGGGGACGCCGGCGAGCCTGTTCTGGGCCTGTGGGTCGGAGCCGTCGAGCACGGGTGTGGGAATCCGCCATCCGTCCTCGGCCTGCTCGGCCCGTCGCCGCCAACCGTCGCGGACCACCGGGTCGGGCTCGAAGTCCCGGACCAGGCCGTGTACCGAGTAACCGTCCATGGGCATGGGCGCGTTGACATACACCAGCCGGGAAACCCGTTCCGGCCGCCGGTCAGCGGCCCCCAACACCGGGAAGCTGCCGTGACAGTGCGCAACGAGCACCACCTGCGGCTCCTCCAGGTGATCGATGAGCTGTACCAGGTCCTCGATATGGGTCTCCAAGTCCGTTTCCGGACCCGCCAGGTGACGACGCTCTCCCAGCCCCGTGAGCGTCGCCGCGTACGCCCGTTCCCCCAAGCCTCCCAGCCGTTCCGCGACTTCGCTCCACAGCCAGCCACCCATATGTCCGCCCGGCACCAGCACATACGCCGTCATCAACGCCTCCTCGCACGCCTCGGTTCGCGCGGCCGGCCCCCGTTGGTCCGGCCGCGCTTGCCGTTACGGTAGGAACTCCCCCTAAGGGAGGTTCAAGGCATGACAGCACCCGCATCCGCTTCCGCGTCCTTCTCCGAGCCCATTTCCGTGCCTTCCGAGGGCACGTGGAGCATCGGCGAACTCGCCCAACAGGCAGGCGTCACCGTCAAGACCGTCCGCTTCTACTCGGACCGCGGCCTGTTGCCCGAAGCCACCCGCAGCACCGGCGGCCACCGCCGCTACGGCCCCGAGGCCCTGGACCGCCTCCGCCTCATC includes the following:
- a CDS encoding lipid II:glycine glycyltransferase FemX; amino-acid sequence: MRFRLNAITREEHLAFVTALPSVSHLQIPAWGDVKPDWRAESLGWFDGDDRLVGAGLVLFRSLPKLKRYLAYLPEGPVIDWDARDLRSWLEPMLAYLKGQGAFSVKMGPPVVARRWSAEAVKDAIADPQAVRLRDVEATTYEPQAVDVADRLRRMGWRQAEPDREGGFAAGQPRYVFQVPFVGRSLEEIQRGLNQQWRRNIKKAEKAGVKVVEGGYEDLPAFYGLYVETAERDRFIPRPLAYFERMWTALTSEDPNRMRLYLAQHEGEVLAAATMLTVGEHAWYSYGASTSRKREVQPNNAIQWRMMSDAHALGASIYDFRGITDTLEENNHLLGLLRFKVGTGGQAVEYLGEWDFPLNRILYKALGLYMSRR
- a CDS encoding alpha/beta fold hydrolase, with protein sequence MTAYVLVPGGHMGGWLWSEVAERLGGLGERAYAATLTGLGERRHLAGPETDLETHIEDLVQLIDHLEEPQVVLVAHCHGSFPVLGAADRRPERVSRLVYVNAPMPMDGYSVHGLVRDFEPDPVVRDGWRRRAEQAEDGWRIPTPVLDGSDPQAQNRLAGVPASALARLARLAAPQPLGPLTQPLRLSGAAAKLPMTGIFGTRTGMSVATVESLVRSGDPRFAVLAEPQVRFFELDTGHWPMLSVPDELAGMLTRAAAGEGRRVTAA